Proteins co-encoded in one Marinobacter qingdaonensis genomic window:
- a CDS encoding extracellular solute-binding protein translates to MHGEPKYPEGFSHFDYVNADAPKGGTLKMAVVANGFDSFNPFDIRGVAAAGINTYLYDTLMESSDDEPFSAYGLIAESMETPEDRSYVVFNLREQARFHDGEPITAEDVKFSFETLTTKGHPFFRNYYADVASVTAVTPQRVRFDFKPTTNRELPLILGQMPVLPAHYWADRDFGGNGLTPPLGSGPYRIGDFEAGRSIVYQRVEDYWAKDLGVRKGRFNFDQIRYDYYTDDTVALEAFKAGNFDFRVETSAKNWATAYAGPKFDSGKIVTEAIDHQRPTGMQGFVFNTRRDKFSDPRVRQALAYAFDFEWANRNLFYGQYTRTDSYFENSELASSGLPEGRELELLEAYRDQLPPEVFSETYQPPVTDGQQGVRQNLRRALELLRSAGYAIKDGKLTHTETGTPLAFEILLFQKSFERVVLPFKNNLAKLGIEVSVRLVDSNQYVQRVREFDFDMITQVMPQSDSPGNEQREYWHSANVDAIGSRNYMGVNSPVIDDLVRQVIQAPDRDELVQRVRALDRVLLHGHYVVPHWHLAKDRVAYWRHLQRPQMTPKNGVDLDNWWVKP, encoded by the coding sequence ATGCACGGTGAGCCCAAATACCCCGAAGGCTTCTCGCACTTCGACTACGTAAACGCGGACGCGCCCAAGGGCGGAACCCTGAAGATGGCCGTGGTTGCCAATGGCTTCGATTCGTTCAACCCGTTCGACATCCGGGGTGTCGCCGCCGCTGGCATCAACACCTACCTGTACGACACCCTGATGGAGTCGTCCGACGATGAGCCGTTTTCGGCCTACGGCCTGATCGCGGAATCCATGGAGACCCCGGAGGATCGCAGCTACGTGGTCTTCAATCTGCGCGAGCAGGCCCGGTTCCACGACGGCGAACCGATTACCGCGGAAGATGTGAAATTCTCGTTCGAGACCCTGACCACCAAAGGGCATCCGTTCTTCCGCAACTACTACGCCGATGTCGCCTCGGTCACGGCCGTGACGCCACAGCGGGTGCGCTTCGACTTCAAACCCACCACCAACCGGGAACTGCCGCTGATCCTGGGACAGATGCCGGTGTTGCCCGCGCACTACTGGGCCGACCGGGACTTTGGCGGGAACGGCTTGACCCCACCCCTGGGCAGCGGCCCCTACCGGATTGGTGATTTTGAGGCCGGTCGTTCCATTGTCTACCAGCGGGTGGAAGACTACTGGGCCAAGGACCTGGGCGTTCGCAAGGGCCGGTTCAACTTCGACCAGATCCGCTACGACTACTACACCGACGACACGGTGGCATTGGAAGCCTTTAAGGCCGGCAATTTCGACTTCCGGGTGGAAACATCCGCCAAAAACTGGGCCACCGCCTACGCCGGCCCGAAATTCGACAGTGGCAAGATTGTGACCGAAGCCATCGACCACCAGCGCCCAACCGGGATGCAGGGGTTTGTATTCAACACCCGCCGGGACAAGTTCAGCGATCCTCGGGTACGGCAGGCCCTTGCCTACGCCTTCGACTTCGAATGGGCCAACCGCAACCTGTTTTACGGTCAGTACACCCGCACCGACAGCTATTTCGAGAACAGCGAACTGGCCTCCTCCGGGCTACCCGAGGGCCGTGAACTGGAACTGCTGGAGGCCTACCGGGACCAGCTGCCCCCCGAAGTGTTCAGCGAGACCTACCAGCCACCGGTAACCGATGGCCAGCAAGGAGTCCGGCAAAATCTGCGGCGCGCACTGGAACTGCTCCGCTCGGCCGGGTACGCCATCAAGGACGGCAAACTGACCCACACCGAAACCGGGACGCCGCTGGCGTTCGAAATCCTGCTGTTCCAGAAGAGCTTCGAACGGGTGGTTCTGCCGTTCAAGAACAACCTGGCCAAACTCGGCATCGAGGTTTCGGTTCGCCTGGTGGATTCCAACCAGTACGTGCAACGGGTGCGCGAGTTCGACTTCGACATGATCACCCAGGTGATGCCCCAGTCCGATTCCCCCGGCAACGAACAGCGCGAGTACTGGCACTCGGCCAACGTAGACGCCATCGGCTCCCGCAATTACATGGGCGTGAACAGCCCGGTGATCGACGATCTGGTGCGCCAGGTAATCCAGGCGCCGGATCGGGACGAGCTGGTGCAACGGGTACGGGCGCTGGACCGGGTGCTGTTGCACGGCCATTACGTCGTTCCCCATTGGCACCTGGCCAAGGATCGGGTGGCCTACTGGCGGCACCTGCAACGCCCGCAGATGACACCCAAGAACGGGGTCGACCTGGACAACTGGTGGGTAAAGCCCTGA
- a CDS encoding PilZ domain-containing protein produces MTEADYSFGNPDEGRPGPDNRSDYRLTATARVVLELESKAPDASGSERARDLACRLRDISARGMSLFSREPLSIGALLPAQVSLGQRSESFTLMVEVVWCRPSQSQFLVGCQVLDSAGTAYVEWVEAVAQALAAE; encoded by the coding sequence ATGACGGAAGCAGATTACAGTTTTGGCAATCCCGACGAGGGCCGGCCTGGCCCGGACAATCGATCAGACTACCGGCTGACGGCAACGGCCCGGGTAGTGCTGGAGTTGGAGTCGAAGGCACCCGACGCCAGTGGCAGTGAACGGGCCAGGGACCTGGCTTGCCGACTCCGTGATATCTCGGCCCGGGGCATGTCGCTGTTTTCCCGGGAACCACTGTCCATCGGAGCGCTGCTGCCGGCCCAGGTGTCCCTGGGGCAACGTTCCGAGAGCTTTACCCTGATGGTCGAGGTGGTCTGGTGCCGGCCCAGCCAGTCCCAGTTCCTGGTGGGGTGTCAGGTGCTGGATTCCGCCGGCACCGCCTACGTGGAATGGGTTGAGGCGGTGGCCCAGGCGTTGGCGGCCGAATAA
- the gloB gene encoding hydroxyacylglutathione hydrolase: MLTISAIPAFSDNYIWCLSNPDNGKALVVDPGQADPVVDRLAEQGLVLDTILITHHHPDHVGGVSQLMKAFPECQVTGPADSPFKGCTSTVRPGDEVSWEGMTFQVLGVPGHTLDHIAYFSDTEINGRPVLFCGDTLFVCGCGRLFEGKPAQMRQSLQTLRALPEKTAVYCAHEYTLANLKFARSWLPNDQGLKDFEARCQERRERGEATVPSVLAEEKRLNPFLRWDDPAVVDAARNYCATHGLPADSDNAIFAAIRHGKDNF, encoded by the coding sequence ATGTTGACCATCTCCGCCATTCCGGCCTTTAGCGACAATTACATCTGGTGCCTGTCCAACCCTGACAATGGCAAGGCGCTGGTCGTTGACCCCGGCCAGGCCGATCCGGTGGTTGATCGCCTGGCCGAGCAGGGGCTGGTCCTCGACACCATCCTGATCACTCACCACCACCCCGACCATGTCGGTGGCGTGAGCCAGCTGATGAAGGCCTTCCCCGAGTGCCAGGTAACCGGTCCTGCAGACTCCCCATTCAAGGGCTGCACCAGTACCGTTCGCCCCGGTGACGAAGTGAGCTGGGAAGGCATGACCTTCCAGGTACTGGGCGTGCCCGGCCACACCCTGGACCACATCGCCTATTTCTCCGACACCGAGATCAACGGGCGACCGGTGCTGTTTTGCGGCGACACCCTGTTTGTGTGCGGCTGCGGCCGGCTGTTCGAAGGCAAACCCGCGCAGATGCGCCAGTCGCTGCAGACCCTGCGGGCGCTTCCGGAAAAAACCGCGGTGTACTGTGCGCACGAGTACACCCTGGCGAATCTGAAGTTCGCCCGCAGTTGGCTGCCCAACGACCAGGGCCTCAAGGACTTTGAAGCACGGTGTCAGGAGCGGCGCGAGCGTGGTGAAGCGACGGTACCGTCGGTGCTGGCCGAGGAAAAAAGACTGAACCCGTTCCTGCGCTGGGACGACCCCGCCGTGGTTGATGCCGCCCGGAATTACTGCGCCACTCACGGACTGCCGGCCGATTCGGACAACGCCATCTTCGCCGCCATTCGCCACGGCAAGGATAACTTTTAG
- a CDS encoding enoyl-ACP reductase FabI, which translates to MGILSGKKALIVGVASKLSIAYGIAEAFAREGAELAFTYQNEKLQPRVEKFAEQWGSKLTFPCDVASDEEIQNVFTELNKHWDHIDIIVHAVGFAPGHELDGNYVDVTTREGFRIAHDISSYSFVALAKGARSMMHEGSSLLTLSYLGAERVLQNYNVMGLAKASLESNVRYMAASLGKDGIRVNGISAGPIKTLAASGIKSFRKMLAENAKRAPLRRNVTIEEVGNAASFLSSDLASGITGEIMYVDAGFNITGMAEMED; encoded by the coding sequence ATGGGAATACTCAGTGGCAAGAAAGCACTCATCGTTGGCGTTGCCAGTAAACTGTCGATTGCCTACGGCATCGCCGAGGCCTTTGCCCGCGAGGGCGCGGAGCTGGCCTTCACCTACCAGAATGAGAAGCTTCAGCCTCGCGTCGAGAAGTTTGCCGAGCAGTGGGGCAGCAAACTGACCTTCCCCTGTGACGTCGCCAGCGACGAGGAAATCCAGAACGTCTTCACCGAGCTGAACAAGCACTGGGATCACATCGACATCATTGTGCACGCGGTCGGTTTCGCGCCGGGTCACGAACTGGATGGCAACTACGTGGACGTCACCACCCGTGAAGGGTTCCGGATTGCCCACGACATCAGCTCCTACAGCTTTGTCGCACTGGCCAAGGGTGCCCGCTCAATGATGCACGAGGGCAGCTCGCTGCTGACCCTGAGCTATCTGGGCGCCGAACGCGTCCTGCAGAACTACAACGTGATGGGCCTGGCCAAGGCGTCCCTGGAGTCCAACGTCCGGTACATGGCGGCAAGCCTGGGCAAGGACGGCATTCGGGTTAACGGTATCTCCGCGGGTCCAATCAAGACCCTGGCGGCCTCCGGCATCAAGAGCTTCCGCAAGATGCTGGCCGAGAACGCCAAGCGTGCGCCCCTGCGCCGGAACGTCACCATCGAGGAAGTGGGCAATGCCGCCAGCTTCCTGAGTTCCGACCTGGCCAGCGGTATCACCGGGGAAATCATGTACGTCGACGCCGGTTTCAACATCACCGGCATGGCGGAAATGGAAGACTGA
- a CDS encoding class I SAM-dependent methyltransferase, with translation MKEPGVINYPVRHESFERWFGTPLGRALLADQRAMLDHELARLTGARQIQVGVSHRLPLATGTDFVQRIMTTPRWHPHIPDGVTVCAAHELPFPGDSMDLVILHHSADFSQYPHEVIREAARVLRGEGTIALMGFNPMSLWGLRRLVSRHREGPWGGRFLLRGRMEDWLHLLGFNVEASVTRFFRLPMQRSGRRPLDGLDARLAGNRILPVGAYYCILAKKRVYAGLPRRPPWRQAKVISLSGTRTVGASRGCAQRQFLPGKSD, from the coding sequence GTGAAAGAGCCTGGCGTCATCAATTACCCGGTACGACACGAAAGTTTCGAGCGGTGGTTCGGCACCCCGCTTGGTCGGGCATTGCTGGCCGATCAACGGGCCATGCTCGACCACGAGCTGGCGCGACTCACCGGCGCGCGCCAGATCCAGGTCGGGGTCAGCCACCGCCTGCCGCTGGCGACCGGAACGGATTTCGTCCAGCGGATCATGACCACGCCCCGGTGGCACCCACACATCCCGGATGGAGTGACGGTCTGTGCCGCCCACGAACTGCCGTTTCCCGGTGATTCCATGGACCTGGTGATCCTGCATCACAGCGCCGATTTCAGTCAGTACCCCCATGAAGTGATCCGGGAAGCCGCCAGGGTGTTGAGAGGCGAGGGCACCATTGCGTTGATGGGCTTCAACCCGATGAGCCTGTGGGGACTGCGTCGGCTCGTTTCCCGGCATCGGGAAGGTCCGTGGGGTGGTCGGTTCCTGCTGCGTGGGCGCATGGAGGACTGGCTGCATCTGCTGGGCTTCAATGTCGAGGCGTCGGTCACCCGGTTCTTCCGGTTGCCTATGCAGCGCAGTGGCCGGCGGCCCCTGGACGGGCTCGATGCCCGCCTCGCGGGAAACCGAATCCTGCCTGTTGGCGCCTATTACTGTATCCTTGCGAAAAAACGCGTATACGCGGGTCTGCCCCGCCGACCGCCGTGGCGACAGGCCAAGGTGATCTCCTTGTCCGGCACCCGCACCGTTGGCGCCTCCCGGGGCTGTGCGCAACGGCAGTTCCTGCCTGGAAAATCCGATTAA
- the rnhA gene encoding ribonuclease HI encodes MSGKVILYTDGACKGNPGPGGWGVVLRYGDVRKTLHGGERNTTNNRMELMAAIRGLAALKRPCDVELYTDSQYVRKGITEWLSGWKRNGWKTAAKKPVKNDDLWRELDAETARHRVNWHWVKGHAGIPDNELADELANQGVAELASA; translated from the coding sequence ATGTCCGGCAAGGTGATTCTGTACACCGACGGCGCCTGTAAAGGGAACCCTGGCCCCGGTGGCTGGGGCGTGGTCTTGCGCTACGGCGATGTGCGCAAGACCCTGCACGGTGGTGAGCGCAACACCACCAACAACCGAATGGAGCTGATGGCGGCCATCCGCGGCCTGGCGGCGCTGAAACGCCCGTGCGACGTGGAGCTGTACACCGACTCCCAGTACGTTCGCAAAGGCATCACCGAATGGTTGTCGGGCTGGAAGCGCAACGGCTGGAAAACCGCCGCCAAGAAGCCGGTCAAGAACGACGATCTGTGGCGCGAGCTGGACGCCGAGACGGCCAGGCACCGGGTCAACTGGCACTGGGTCAAGGGCCACGCCGGTATTCCCGACAATGAACTGGCCGATGAACTGGCAAATCAGGGCGTGGCCGAGCTGGCCAGCGCCTGA
- a CDS encoding ABC transporter ATP-binding protein: MTELLQISNLSICFNGGPRVVDNLSFGIREGQTLALVGESGSGKSISALSILRLLDERHASYPSGEIRFRGEDMLQANDRRLRQIRGRQISMIFQEPMTSLNPLHTVEKQISETLALHKGLRNSAARKRCLELLDLVGIRDPESRLDSYPHQLSGGQKQRVMIAMALANEPDLLIADEPTTALDVTVQKQVLELLRELQAKLGMAILLITHDLSIVHRYADRVAVMERGKLVEHADTETLFEQPQHPYTRMLLDAEPPEAPPAISAAAAPLLEVKGLDVRFPTRKSLLGKVKESFHAVRDTNFTLNRGETLGIVGESGSGKTTIGHALLKLIGSTGRIRLAGEDLGALNQRQFRPWRRRIQIVFQDPFGSLSPRMSIGDIVREGLEIHDPDNDASHEQRVIRALQDVGLDPEARHRYPHEFSGGQRQRIAIARALVLQPDLIILDEPTSALDRTVQKQVIELLQQIQSRYGLSYIFISHDLAVVRALSHKLLVLHHGQVVEYGNAEDIFEAPEQAYTQELLNAAFFYQTPSTTN; encoded by the coding sequence ATGACCGAACTGCTGCAGATTTCCAACCTGTCCATCTGCTTCAACGGCGGCCCGCGGGTGGTGGACAACCTGTCCTTCGGCATTCGCGAGGGCCAGACCCTGGCGCTGGTCGGAGAAAGCGGCTCGGGCAAATCCATCTCGGCGTTGTCTATCCTGCGCCTGCTGGACGAGCGCCACGCCAGCTACCCCAGCGGCGAGATCCGGTTCCGCGGCGAGGATATGCTGCAGGCCAACGACCGGCGCCTGCGCCAGATTCGCGGCCGCCAGATCAGCATGATCTTCCAGGAACCGATGACGTCCCTGAACCCGCTGCACACCGTGGAAAAGCAGATCAGCGAGACCCTGGCGCTGCACAAGGGCCTGCGCAATTCCGCGGCCCGCAAGCGCTGCCTGGAGCTGCTCGACCTGGTTGGCATCCGGGATCCCGAGAGCCGGCTCGACAGCTATCCGCACCAGCTGTCCGGGGGGCAGAAACAACGGGTGATGATTGCCATGGCCCTGGCCAACGAGCCAGACCTGCTGATCGCCGACGAACCCACGACGGCGCTGGATGTCACCGTGCAGAAACAGGTGCTGGAGCTGCTGCGGGAGCTTCAGGCCAAACTCGGCATGGCAATCCTGCTGATTACCCACGACCTGAGCATTGTCCATCGCTACGCCGACCGGGTCGCCGTGATGGAGCGCGGCAAACTGGTGGAACACGCCGACACCGAAACCCTGTTTGAGCAGCCACAGCACCCCTACACCCGCATGCTGCTGGATGCCGAGCCTCCCGAGGCGCCACCGGCGATCAGCGCGGCGGCAGCACCGCTGCTGGAGGTCAAGGGTCTGGACGTGCGCTTTCCCACCCGCAAGTCTTTGCTGGGTAAGGTCAAGGAAAGCTTTCACGCGGTCCGGGACACCAATTTCACGCTGAATCGGGGCGAAACCCTGGGCATCGTCGGCGAGAGTGGCAGTGGCAAGACCACCATCGGCCACGCCCTGCTCAAGCTGATTGGAAGCACCGGCCGCATCCGCTTGGCCGGTGAGGATCTGGGCGCGCTGAACCAGCGGCAGTTCCGGCCCTGGCGCCGACGGATCCAGATTGTCTTTCAGGACCCGTTTGGCAGCCTGAGCCCGCGGATGTCGATTGGCGACATCGTGCGCGAAGGACTGGAGATCCACGATCCAGACAACGACGCCTCCCACGAGCAGCGGGTCATTCGCGCCCTCCAGGACGTCGGCCTGGATCCGGAGGCACGGCACCGCTACCCGCACGAATTCTCCGGCGGCCAGCGCCAACGCATCGCCATCGCCCGCGCCCTGGTGCTGCAACCGGACCTGATCATTCTGGACGAGCCCACCTCGGCGCTGGACCGCACCGTGCAAAAGCAGGTCATCGAGCTGCTCCAGCAGATCCAGAGCCGCTATGGTCTAAGCTATATCTTCATCAGCCACGACCTGGCGGTGGTTCGGGCGCTCAGCCACAAACTCCTGGTGCTGCATCACGGACAGGTGGTTGAGTACGGTAACGCCGAGGACATCTTCGAGGCCCCGGAACAGGCCTACACCCAGGAATTGCTGAATGCGGCGTTCTTCTACCAGACGCCGTCTACGACCAATTGA
- a CDS encoding LysM peptidoglycan-binding domain-containing protein — protein MSVKRWSLLVFAGALATGCSLLNQPVEDWDSPTAWFSDDDTDEGETNPLESEEVTVATGDEELKQSVVAGDGEDATADSPLDDAIAPELRTTARDARAKLDDPEQQPTETDAAQEDLWTRLRAGFALNHDVDNERVRDQLNWYASHPGYINRVVDRGSRYLHYIIGEIEKRDLPTEFALLPVVESAFDPFAYSHGRAAGLWQFIPSTGKYFGLTQSWWHDDRRDVVAATDAALTYLDRLAKRFDGDYTLALAAYNSGGGTVSSAMRRNRKLNRPQDFWSLELPRETRHYVPKLIALAKIFDQPEAYGIELPPLENKPYFEIVKTGSQLDLAQAAELADVDVDEIYLLNPTYNRWATNPDGPHRLLVPRENADTFRAALAKIPANQRVSWRNYKVQSGDSLITIARKFSTTPSVIQQVNKLNTDLIRVGQRLMIPSASKGSDTYALSASQRLERKQERKRDGNKVRYTVRRGDTFWDIARDHRVSVREVAAWNGMAPGDPLIPGKELVIWSKTAQPSVAAASSSRGKAMVRKVGYRVRKGDNLSSIANRFSVNVQDIASWNDLNTSRYLQPGQSLVLYVDIRNSP, from the coding sequence ATGTCCGTCAAAAGATGGTCTTTACTCGTGTTCGCCGGGGCGTTGGCCACCGGCTGTAGTCTCCTGAATCAGCCCGTGGAGGACTGGGACAGCCCCACGGCCTGGTTCAGTGACGACGATACCGACGAGGGCGAAACCAACCCGCTGGAATCCGAAGAAGTGACGGTCGCCACCGGGGATGAGGAACTGAAGCAATCGGTGGTCGCCGGTGACGGCGAAGACGCCACCGCCGACAGCCCCCTGGATGACGCCATCGCGCCGGAGTTGCGCACCACCGCACGGGACGCCCGGGCCAAACTGGACGACCCCGAGCAGCAGCCGACCGAGACCGACGCCGCACAGGAAGATCTCTGGACCCGACTGCGGGCCGGCTTCGCCCTCAACCATGACGTCGACAATGAGCGGGTGCGCGACCAGCTGAACTGGTACGCCAGTCACCCCGGCTACATCAACCGGGTGGTGGACCGGGGCAGTCGTTACCTGCACTACATCATCGGTGAGATTGAGAAACGCGATCTGCCGACAGAGTTTGCGCTGTTGCCCGTGGTTGAGAGCGCCTTCGATCCGTTTGCCTACTCCCACGGTCGCGCGGCCGGGCTGTGGCAGTTCATTCCCTCTACCGGCAAGTACTTCGGTCTGACCCAGAGCTGGTGGCATGACGATCGCCGGGACGTGGTCGCAGCCACCGATGCCGCCCTGACCTACCTCGACCGCCTGGCCAAACGGTTCGACGGCGACTACACCCTGGCGCTGGCTGCCTACAACAGCGGCGGTGGTACCGTGTCCAGCGCCATGCGCCGCAATCGGAAGCTGAACCGGCCCCAGGATTTCTGGTCGCTCGAGCTGCCCCGGGAAACCCGCCACTATGTGCCCAAGCTGATCGCCCTGGCCAAGATCTTTGACCAGCCAGAAGCCTATGGTATTGAGTTGCCGCCGCTGGAGAACAAGCCGTATTTCGAGATCGTGAAGACCGGCTCCCAGCTGGACCTCGCCCAGGCGGCGGAACTGGCGGACGTCGACGTGGATGAGATCTATCTGCTGAACCCGACCTACAATCGCTGGGCGACCAATCCGGACGGCCCGCACCGGCTGCTGGTGCCGCGGGAAAACGCCGACACCTTCCGCGCCGCGCTGGCAAAGATACCGGCCAACCAGCGGGTGTCCTGGCGCAACTACAAGGTGCAATCCGGGGACAGCCTGATCACCATTGCCCGCAAATTCTCCACCACGCCGTCGGTGATCCAGCAGGTGAACAAGCTGAACACCGACCTGATCCGCGTCGGCCAGCGCCTGATGATTCCGTCGGCCAGTAAGGGCTCCGACACCTACGCGCTCAGTGCCTCCCAGCGCCTCGAACGCAAACAGGAGCGCAAACGGGATGGCAACAAGGTCCGCTACACCGTGCGCCGGGGCGACACCTTCTGGGACATTGCCCGGGACCACCGGGTCTCGGTCCGCGAGGTGGCCGCCTGGAATGGCATGGCGCCCGGCGACCCACTGATTCCCGGCAAGGAACTGGTGATCTGGTCCAAGACCGCGCAACCAAGTGTGGCGGCGGCTAGCAGCAGCCGTGGCAAGGCCATGGTCCGCAAGGTCGGGTACCGGGTCCGCAAGGGCGACAACCTGTCGTCAATCGCCAACCGGTTTTCCGTGAATGTGCAGGACATCGCAAGCTGGAACGACCTGAACACCTCACGTTATCTGCAACCCGGACAAAGTCTGGTACTCTACGTGGATATACGGAACAGTCCCTGA
- a CDS encoding microcin C ABC transporter permease YejB, with the protein MGIYIIRRLALIIPTLIGIMLLNFVIVQAAPGGPVEQLIAEMEGHGGSALARASGGDAGGEVSSASGDSRGSRGIPEELLREIEVMYGFDKPPHERFLKMLGDYATFNFGDSFFREKSVTDLILEKMPVSISLGLWSTLIIYLISIPLGIRKAVTDGSRFDVWSSSAIVVGYAIPGFLFAILLIVLFAGGSYFDWFPLRGLTSSNFDELTWYQKVGDYFWHLALPVTANVIGGFATLTLLTKNSFLDEISKQYVVTARAKGLDEKRVLYGHVFRNAMLIVIASLPGVLVALFFTGSLLIEVIFSLDGLGLLGFEAALNRDYPVIFGTLYIFTLMGLILKLISDITYVLVDPRIDFESREGA; encoded by the coding sequence ATGGGCATCTATATTATCCGAAGGCTGGCGCTCATTATCCCGACCCTGATCGGGATAATGCTGCTCAACTTCGTGATCGTCCAGGCCGCCCCCGGGGGCCCGGTCGAGCAGCTGATTGCCGAGATGGAAGGTCACGGCGGCAGCGCCCTGGCCCGCGCCTCCGGCGGCGATGCCGGGGGCGAAGTGTCCAGCGCCTCGGGGGACAGCCGGGGCTCGCGCGGCATACCGGAAGAGCTGCTGCGGGAGATCGAAGTCATGTACGGCTTCGACAAGCCGCCTCACGAACGCTTCCTGAAAATGCTCGGCGACTACGCCACCTTCAATTTCGGCGATTCCTTTTTCCGGGAAAAGAGCGTGACCGACCTGATCCTGGAAAAGATGCCGGTGTCCATCTCCCTGGGCCTGTGGTCTACCCTGATCATCTATCTCATTTCCATCCCCCTGGGCATCCGCAAGGCGGTCACGGACGGCTCCCGCTTTGACGTCTGGAGCAGCTCCGCCATCGTGGTGGGCTACGCCATTCCCGGCTTCCTGTTCGCGATCCTGCTGATCGTTCTGTTCGCCGGCGGCAGCTACTTTGACTGGTTCCCGCTGCGGGGACTGACCTCGTCCAATTTCGACGAACTTACCTGGTACCAGAAGGTCGGCGACTATTTCTGGCACCTGGCGCTGCCGGTGACGGCCAATGTGATCGGTGGCTTTGCCACCCTCACCCTGCTCACCAAGAACTCGTTCCTGGACGAAATCAGTAAACAGTATGTGGTGACCGCCAGGGCCAAGGGGCTAGACGAGAAGCGCGTGCTCTACGGCCATGTGTTCCGCAACGCCATGTTGATCGTCATCGCCAGTCTGCCCGGGGTTCTGGTGGCACTGTTTTTCACCGGCTCGCTGCTGATCGAAGTGATTTTCTCCCTGGACGGCCTGGGCCTGTTGGGTTTTGAAGCAGCCCTGAATCGGGATTACCCGGTGATCTTCGGCACCCTCTACATCTTTACCCTGATGGGGCTGATCCTGAAGCTGATCAGCGACATCACCTACGTTCTGGTGGACCCCCGCATCGACTTCGAAAGCCGGGAGGGCGCCTGA
- a CDS encoding ABC transporter permease has protein sequence MKPLTPIQQRRLRNFRANRRGFWSLWVFLALFGLSLAAELIANDAPLMVSYQGDLYFPVVEAVPEETFGGFLPTEADYRDPFIADEIRANGWLLWPPIRFSYDTINYDLDVPSPAPPSAENWLGTDDQGRDVAARVIYGFRISVLFGLTLTFASCLVGVAVGAIQGYYGGKIDLLGQRFIEVWSGLPVLYLLIILSSIVQPNFWWLLGIMLLFSWMGLVDVVRAEFLRARNFEYVKAARALGLDNRKIMFRHILPNAMVATLTFLPFILTGAITGLTSLDFLGFGLPSGSPSLGELIAQGKANLHAPWLGISAFVSLSVMLTLLVFVGEAVRDAFDPRKS, from the coding sequence GTGAAGCCTCTGACCCCGATCCAGCAACGCCGGCTGCGAAATTTCCGGGCCAACCGCCGTGGCTTCTGGTCGCTGTGGGTCTTTCTGGCCCTGTTCGGCCTGTCCCTGGCGGCGGAGCTGATCGCCAACGACGCCCCGCTGATGGTGTCCTACCAGGGCGACCTCTATTTCCCGGTGGTCGAGGCGGTGCCGGAGGAAACCTTTGGTGGCTTCCTGCCCACCGAAGCGGATTACCGGGACCCGTTCATTGCCGATGAGATCCGGGCCAACGGCTGGTTGCTGTGGCCGCCCATCCGCTTCAGTTACGACACCATCAACTACGATCTCGACGTGCCCTCACCGGCGCCTCCCAGCGCCGAAAACTGGCTCGGCACCGACGATCAGGGCCGCGACGTGGCCGCCCGGGTGATCTACGGCTTCCGAATTTCCGTGCTGTTCGGCCTGACTCTGACCTTCGCCAGCTGCCTCGTCGGGGTAGCGGTCGGGGCCATCCAGGGGTACTACGGCGGCAAGATCGACCTGCTGGGCCAGCGCTTCATCGAGGTCTGGTCCGGTTTGCCGGTGCTGTACCTGCTGATCATCCTGTCCAGCATCGTGCAGCCCAACTTCTGGTGGCTGCTGGGCATCATGCTGCTGTTCAGCTGGATGGGGCTGGTGGACGTGGTGCGCGCGGAATTCCTTAGGGCCCGCAACTTCGAATACGTGAAAGCCGCCCGGGCCCTGGGTCTGGACAACCGCAAGATCATGTTCCGGCACATATTGCCCAACGCCATGGTCGCAACCCTGACCTTTCTGCCGTTCATCCTTACCGGCGCCATCACCGGCCTGACCTCACTGGATTTCCTGGGCTTCGGCCTGCCCTCCGGCTCACCCTCGCTGGGCGAGCTGATCGCCCAGGGCAAGGCCAACCTGCACGCACCCTGGCTCGGCATATCCGCGTTCGTGTCCCTGTCGGTGATGCTGACCCTGCTGGTGTTCGTGGGCGAGGCCGTGCGCGATGCCTTCGATCCGAGAAAGAGCTGA